In the genome of Conger conger chromosome 8, fConCon1.1, whole genome shotgun sequence, one region contains:
- the LOC133135200 gene encoding TNFAIP3-interacting protein 2-like: MENFKEENEKTKLQSYTTLNTFYHETRQEIASLKQQMGTKDNVIADLKSRLGRYEKTTVHLEGEEPLVFGPSKSLFENLCKEIAKHKQILKDAETQSAQQTEAYQLEIQQLQQLVREKDQEIGRITRWPQREKDLEIQRLERSLAEKERDQATRVVFCSSLADEADQLRAQLGATVGVCQELLRRLEAKKQEGDSEDSHAHSQQNTESAEPAHLNTLICELQEKNKVLKQRVAYVESLNAKWQKYDSGREEYVKGLCQRLKSQSTLGPASSGLLQEINRLNRQLEDKMAECTQTGRELDAVRKRDREHILMLEHQARTYVDDFKSERADRERAQSRIQDLEEEVMRLKLQIRSQNAKETTGTCRAHTSCQKTRPQKEAPVTAATEPLPRKGSEQPGKKRASGLPALRSARTECAGMTDLQCPRCLAAYGEDQTTAFLQHCSECANL; the protein is encoded by the exons ATGGAAAATTTCAAGGAGGAAAACGAGAAAACCAAACTTCAGAGTTATACTactttaaatactttttatcaCGAAACACGTCAGGAGATTGCTTCTCTTAAACAACAAATGGGCACGAAGGACAATGTTATTGCAGACCTGAAGTCAAGACTGGGAAGATACGAGAAAACAACCGTTCACTTGGAAGGAGAAGAGCCTCTTGTGTTTGGGCCCTCTAAATCTTTATTCGAGAATTTGTGCAAGGAAATCGCCAAACATAAACAGATATTAAAAGACGCGGAGACGCAGTCTGCTCAGCAAACGGAGGCATATCAACTA GAGatccagcagctgcagcagttgGTGCGGGAGAAGGATCAGGAGATCGGCCGCATCACCCGCTGGCCGCAGCGGGAGAAGGATCTGGAGATCCAGCGGCTGGAGCGATCACTGGCGGAGAAGGAGCGCGATCAGGCCACCAGGGTGGTGTTCTGCAGCTCACTGGCCGATGAGGCTGACCAGCTCCGGGCCCAGCTGGGGGCCACGGTGGGTGTGTGCCAGGAGCTGCTTCGGAGGCTGGAGGCAAAGAAACAGGAGGGAGATTCAGAGGACAGCCACGCTCACTCACAGCAG AACACAGAGTCTGCAGAACCTGCCCATCTGAACACCTTGATCTGTGAACtacaagagaaaaacaaagtgCTGAAACAGAGAGTGGCTTAT GTGGAGAGCCTTAACGCCAAGTGGCAGAAGTACGACTCGGGCAGGGAGGAGTACGTTAAGGGCCTGTGCCAGAGGCTGAAGAGCCAGAGTACCCTGGGGCCAGCCAGCTCTGGCCTGCTGCAGGAGATCAACAGGCTGAACCGGCAGCTGGAGGACAAGATGGCCGAGTGCACCCAGACAGGCAGGGAGCTGGACGCCGTCaggaagagggacagagagcacaTCCTGATGCTGGAGCACCAG GCCCGCACCTATGTGGACGACTTCAAGAGCGAGCGTGCGGATCGGGAGCGAGCACAGAGCCGGATTCAGGACCTGGAGGAGGAAGTGATGCGACTAAAGCTGCAAATCCGCTCACAG AACGCTAAAGAGACGACGGGCACCTGTCGGGCTCACACCTCGTGCCAGAAAACTCGTCCTCAGAAAGAAGCCCCCGTCACCGCGGCTACCGAACCGTTGCCGAGGAAGGGCTCCGAGCAGCCGGGGAAGAAGCGAGCGAGCGGTCTACCCGCGCTGAGGTCCGCTAGGACAGAATGCGCCGGAATGACCGATCTGCAGTGTCCTCGGTGTTTAGCGGCTTACGGCGAGGATCAGACCACGGCCTTCCTGCAGCACTGCTCAGAGTGCGCCAACTTGTGA